The following nucleotide sequence is from Salvia miltiorrhiza cultivar Shanhuang (shh) chromosome 7, IMPLAD_Smil_shh, whole genome shotgun sequence.
CTGAGGGCGACGGAGGAGGTGTCTCTTCCGGCCAGGACGAAGTTGAGGGCGATGCGTTTCAGGACTGAGCTCTGGAACAGCTTGCCGTCCGCGTCTTTCTTCTTCATGAATCGCGACAGCAGATCGTCCGACGGCCTCTCTTTCCGAGCTTCTAGGGCTTCCGACATGTACTTTTCCACCACCTGTTGTcgagtgtattgatagtgaaaaaATGGTCTCACACTTATGTTTACTTTGAAAGATTAGCTTTAATAGATTAAAATAATAAGACTAATCcattgtttactttgatggattgcaaCTTTGGGATAAATCAAGTCCTTAATTATTCTATCATTCAAGCTAGCTTTGTCTTATTCCTActcttgaagataaaaatattcaatcttaTATATAATCAGTCATACAAAGTAAACGCCCATGAAAATATtaataacagaaataaaaatctTAGATTAAGGATAAAATTGTCAATTGATGAGTTAAAAAATAGAAAGTGCATATATTTGGGTGACctctaaaattaatatattatcatGCACATTACCTACATATAAAAAGACATGCATGCGAATTAAAGCGACGTACCTGTAAGCTCTTCCTGAGCCTCCTCTCAGCTCCGACGTCGAGaaacttcttcagcttccagaGAAAGCCGGGGTAAAGCAGTCTCTGCAGCGTGGCCTCGGTGGCGGAGTCGAAGGCGACGGCGAAGGGATTCTCGGGCATCTCCGGCGAGAGCGTCTCGGGGTCCTTGCCGAAGGTGAGGCCGCAGATGTTATCAAAGGTCAAGCGGAGCAACAAATCCTGGAGGTCGACGGGGCGGCGGTCGCGGGCGGCCTTCTCGAGGATGACCCAGAGGCGGGTGCGGATGGTGCGGCTGACCCAGCGGGCCATGGCCTGGCGGAGGGTGCGGGTGGTGAACTCGAGGGCGGCGGTCTTGCGCTGGATGAGCCAGGTGTCGCCGTCGCTGTTGAAGATGCCCTGGCCGAGGAGGTCGTGGAAGGCGGTCTGCCAGGTGGGGCCCTTGGGGTAGTTGTCGAAGCGGGTGCGGAGGATGTGCTCGATGTTGCTCGGGTGGCACGTCACGGTGTAGAACCCCTGCCGCCGGGCCAGGAAGGGGACGGCCACCGTGCACGTCTGGTAGGTGGCGGCGGCGCCCGTGGAGCGGAGGGTGGCGGCCATCCAGTCGTGGAAGCGGCGGCGGTTGAGGAAGGTGTAGGGGAGGCTGCCCACGAGCGGCCAGGCGGGGGGCCCGGTTAGGGTGCGGGCGAGGAGGCAGAACCAGATGAGGTAGGCTGAGGTGGCGGCGGAGACGAGGAGGATGATGAGTAGAGAATCCATGTTTGATTGATGAGAGAAGTAGCAAGTGtgtttatatatgtgtatagaGTGAGTACGTGTACGAGAAGGGAGAGAGATGGAGAATTAGGAGAGAGTTGTTGGGAAAGAGAGAAGGAGTCGTTGTTTGGTTTGATGGTGAAGTCATTTGGAATTCCCTCTCAAAAAGGCATGCATACTCTTCACTAAATTTTTGGGTATGCGCTCAATTGCTACTCTATTtcaatactatatatatcatcaaAAGACACGTCATGTAAATGAATGATAAGTAATTAATTATAGTAGAtgaaataatcaatccattttAACACGTACTCATCTTCAAGGTGAatcttttaaatttacaatTGTCAGTAAGTAAGAACTTGTCAGCTTAAAAAAGTACCAACTATTCACCATAAGCattctattttaattagtgGTGTTCTtgtcaaaaaagaagaagaagatgtgaTAGTTAATTACAATtccaattccaaaaaaaaaaaacgaaatccTTATATGTTATCTTTTCTTAATATATATGAAcataaaattgatttaaaatgcATTTTGTTTCTTGTTATtagataaaaagaaattttaaagatcACGTCGTAGTGAATTCAAACTCGAGAACTTTGATCTCAAGTATTAACCACTCTACTATTAGGCCAACACATATAcacatatgtatttatttttacttttatgtGGAACATTACATATACGTTGATACAAAGGATATAATATTGGTGAAAATACTGCtaatatgtgtatatatttgTATACACATGATGTATATTGGTGAAAAAGATAGAAAAGTACTACTATTTTATATTTGGAAATTGAAGAATAGTCTATTTTGCACTTGGACATATAGGAGTATCTTTCGACTATCTTTATCATGACATCGGTCATATTACTACAGAACAAAAGACTGGTTAAAAAaggataaaataattcaaaaacaATGACTAATTATGTAAGTAGGTAGCGGACCAACTCAATTCAAAATCTCTTTTATCAAATGGAGAAATGACATTTGCATCTTGTTATTGAATAAATACAATA
It contains:
- the LOC130992001 gene encoding cytochrome P450 86A1: MDSLLIILLVSAATSAYLIWFCLLARTLTGPPAWPLVGSLPYTFLNRRRFHDWMAATLRSTGAAATYQTCTVAVPFLARRQGFYTVTCHPSNIEHILRTRFDNYPKGPTWQTAFHDLLGQGIFNSDGDTWLIQRKTAALEFTTRTLRQAMARWVSRTIRTRLWVILEKAARDRRPVDLQDLLLRLTFDNICGLTFGKDPETLSPEMPENPFAVAFDSATEATLQRLLYPGFLWKLKKFLDVGAERRLRKSLQVVEKYMSEALEARKERPSDDLLSRFMKKKDADGKLFQSSVLKRIALNFVLAGRDTSSVALSWFFWLVMNSAAVEDRIIREISSVLRATRGPDTSKWTEEPLTFDEADALVYLKAALAETLRLYPSVPEDFKYVVADDVLPDGTAVPAGSTVTYSIYSVGRMKSVWGEDCLEFKPERWLSAAGDRFQLPKDGYKFVAFNGGPRTCLGKDLAYLQMKSVAAAVLLRYRLSLAPGHRVEQKISLTLFMKTGLRVHLTPRELLLPPHAAAAAVTA